In Pleurocapsa sp. PCC 7319, the following are encoded in one genomic region:
- a CDS encoding phycobiliprotein lyase: protein MNKIKDAKDFFQRSAGRWKSQRTTHHLPFRRAESGGSDINVEFLNSDDEKIAAICQMHDVDPQIAIGGAFVSWDGSMAWDKENEDHKGTTVFALIPDKDNPRKGKLLRERGYAEIVPVAGEYDMDEEDGLVLVTEYDTMSIIERFWFVNPDLRLRSSTVKRFGGFNTATFCTESRVTETNVMVNQPEDSNLKAFAISGW from the coding sequence ATGAACAAGATTAAAGATGCCAAAGATTTTTTTCAGCGGAGTGCAGGAAGATGGAAATCGCAACGCACAACTCATCATCTCCCATTTAGAAGAGCTGAGAGTGGAGGGTCAGATATCAATGTGGAATTTCTGAATTCAGATGACGAAAAAATAGCCGCTATTTGTCAAATGCACGATGTAGATCCTCAAATAGCGATCGGAGGAGCCTTTGTTAGTTGGGATGGTTCCATGGCCTGGGATAAAGAAAACGAAGACCACAAAGGAACTACCGTGTTTGCTCTTATTCCTGACAAGGACAATCCCAGAAAAGGGAAACTTTTGAGGGAACGAGGCTATGCCGAAATAGTTCCAGTGGCAGGAGAGTATGACATGGATGAAGAGGACGGATTAGTCTTAGTCACCGAATATGACACTATGAGTATCATTGAGCGTTTCTGGTTTGTTAATCCTGATTTACGCCTGCGAAGTAGTACCGTCAAAAGATTTGGTGGATTTAATACCGCTACATTCTGTACAGAATCTCGTGTAACAGAAACAAATGTAATGGTAAATCAGCCAGAAGATAGCAATCTTAAAGCTTTTGCTATTTCGGGTTGGTAA
- a CDS encoding phycobilisome rod-core linker polypeptide: MSIPLLGYKPSSQNVRVSGYDIGGDDQPKIYSAENLLSLTEMNDLIEAAYRQIFFHAFRSDRERFLESQLRNGQITVRDFIRGLLLSETFKNSFYEKNSNYRFVEQCVQRVLGRDVYNEREKIAWSIKVATKGIEGFIDELLDSEEYMDSFGYDTVPYQRRRVLASRDQGERPFNITSPRYGEYYRAILGFPQIIWQSEVRRYTPQESKPKAGSPSLYLNMARSLPNRANTPSSTSATNIIDYMNKVPYRK, from the coding sequence TTGTCTATTCCCTTATTGGGCTATAAGCCTAGCTCCCAGAATGTTCGTGTCTCAGGATACGATATTGGGGGAGATGACCAACCCAAGATTTATTCAGCAGAGAACTTGCTTTCTTTGACTGAAATGAATGATTTGATTGAAGCGGCATACCGTCAAATCTTTTTCCATGCTTTCCGCTCGGATCGTGAAAGATTCCTTGAGTCTCAATTGCGTAATGGTCAAATTACCGTTCGTGATTTTATTCGGGGACTTTTATTGTCTGAAACTTTTAAAAATAGCTTCTACGAGAAAAACAGCAACTATCGCTTTGTTGAGCAATGTGTCCAAAGAGTTTTGGGACGCGATGTATATAACGAAAGAGAAAAAATTGCTTGGTCTATTAAAGTAGCTACCAAAGGAATTGAAGGATTCATTGACGAACTGTTAGACAGTGAAGAATATATGGATAGCTTTGGTTACGACACTGTACCTTACCAGCGTCGTCGGGTGCTTGCCAGTCGCGATCAAGGCGAACGTCCTTTTAATATTACTTCTCCTCGTTATGGCGAATACTATCGCGCCATTTTGGGTTTCCCCCAAATTATCTGGCAAAGCGAAGTGCGTCGCTATACTCCCCAAGAGAGCAAACCGAAAGCAGGAAGTCCTTCTCTCTATTTAAATATGGCTCGCAGTCTACCTAATAGAGCCAATACTCCTAGCTCAACCTCTGCGACCAATATCATCGACTACATGAATAAGGTTCCTTATCGTAAGTAA
- a CDS encoding peroxiredoxin — MTTEGCLRVGQEAPEFTATAVFDQEFKTVKLSDYRGKYVVFFFYPLDFTFVCPTEIIAFSDRFEEFEALNTEILGVSVDSEFSHLAWMQTDRKEGGIGDIEYPLISDIKKEISIAYNVLDPDAGVALRGLFIIDKEGIIQHSTINNLSFGRSVDETLRTLKAIQHVQANPDEVCPAGWQEGDKTMNPDPVKSKVYFSSVS, encoded by the coding sequence ATGACTACAGAAGGATGTTTGAGAGTAGGTCAAGAAGCCCCTGAATTTACAGCTACAGCTGTTTTCGATCAAGAATTTAAAACCGTTAAATTATCTGATTATCGCGGTAAGTACGTTGTGTTTTTCTTCTATCCTTTGGACTTCACTTTTGTCTGTCCAACTGAAATTATTGCTTTTAGCGATCGCTTTGAAGAGTTTGAGGCTCTGAATACCGAAATTTTAGGCGTATCCGTAGATAGCGAATTTTCCCACTTAGCTTGGATGCAAACCGACCGTAAAGAAGGTGGTATTGGCGACATTGAATATCCTCTAATTTCTGACATCAAAAAAGAAATTAGTATTGCTTATAACGTTCTCGATCCTGATGCGGGCGTAGCATTACGTGGGTTATTTATCATTGATAAAGAAGGCATAATTCAACACTCAACTATTAACAACCTTTCCTTTGGACGCAGCGTAGATGAAACTCTACGTACCCTCAAAGCAATTCAGCACGTACAGGCAAACCCCGATGAAGTTTGTCCAGCAGGATGGCAAGAAGGAGACAAAACAATGAACCCCGACCCAGTGAAATCCAAAGTTTACTTCTCTTCTGTTAGTTAG
- a CDS encoding RluA family pseudouridine synthase encodes MQEFKLQVSGKSDRLDRWLSDQLTDLSRSRIQKLIEDGNVELNHQVCSTKKIKVVPGDLLRIIIPEPEKLDLTPENIPLDILYEDEHLIIVNKPAGMVVHPAPGHYSGTLVHALLYHCDSLAGIGGVERPGIVHRLDKNTTGAIVAAKSDRAHQNLQAQIKAKTARREYWGIVYGTFPKAIGKIDLPIGRHRGDRQKMAVIPLEKGGREAVTHWQILERIGNYSLMQFLLETGRTHQIRVHCSHQGHPLLGDTTYGSHRSLKVNLSGQALHAKQLSLLHPISGELIQAIAPLPTEFTKLVQVLRNRVN; translated from the coding sequence ATTCAAGAGTTCAAATTACAGGTATCAGGAAAAAGCGATCGCCTAGATCGTTGGCTATCGGATCAGCTAACCGATCTTTCTCGTTCTCGGATTCAGAAATTAATTGAAGATGGCAATGTTGAGTTAAATCATCAAGTATGTTCCACTAAAAAAATCAAGGTTGTCCCTGGAGATCTTCTCAGAATAATTATCCCTGAGCCAGAAAAACTAGATTTAACTCCAGAAAATATCCCTTTAGACATTCTGTATGAAGATGAGCATCTAATTATCGTTAATAAACCCGCCGGCATGGTTGTCCATCCAGCACCAGGACATTATTCGGGTACTTTAGTTCACGCTTTACTTTATCATTGCGACTCTTTAGCTGGAATTGGTGGTGTGGAACGACCAGGTATTGTCCATCGTCTAGATAAGAATACCACTGGCGCAATTGTCGCTGCCAAAAGCGATCGCGCTCATCAAAACTTACAGGCACAAATTAAAGCTAAAACTGCTCGCAGAGAATACTGGGGGATAGTCTACGGTACTTTCCCAAAGGCAATAGGAAAAATTGATTTACCTATTGGTCGTCATAGAGGCGACCGTCAAAAAATGGCAGTTATTCCCTTAGAAAAAGGTGGCAGAGAAGCTGTTACTCACTGGCAAATCTTGGAAAGAATTGGTAACTATAGTTTGATGCAATTTTTGCTAGAAACAGGACGTACTCATCAAATTAGAGTCCACTGTAGTCATCAAGGACATCCCTTGTTAGGAGATACGACCTATGGCTCTCATCGTTCTTTAAAAGTTAATTTATCTGGTCAGGCTCTTCATGCAAAACAATTATCTTTGCTACATCCAATTTCGGGTGAATTAATTCAGGCGATCGCACCTTTACCTACTGAATTTACTAAATTAGTACAAGTCTTACGCAACCGAGTTAATTAA
- a CDS encoding LuxR C-terminal-related transcriptional regulator: METEKLSQKTLLSTRELEIVELVVTGLSNHKIAQELEISKRTVDNHISNILKKTGTGNRVELVRWSLQWGKVCIDNVNCCPLPEASQSINRNEINGMVS, from the coding sequence ATGGAAACTGAGAAGCTCAGTCAGAAAACGCTGTTATCGACGCGAGAGCTAGAAATTGTTGAGTTAGTGGTAACTGGTTTAAGTAATCACAAAATTGCCCAAGAACTAGAGATTAGCAAAAGAACTGTTGACAATCACATCAGTAATATTCTCAAAAAAACTGGTACTGGCAATCGTGTAGAGTTAGTGCGTTGGTCATTGCAATGGGGTAAGGTATGCATTGATAACGTTAACTGTTGTCCTTTACCAGAAGCTAGTCAAAGCATAAACCGTAATGAAATAAATGGAATGGTGTCTTGA
- a CDS encoding PD40 domain-containing protein, which yields MEWCLETIFNKLVLTTILFGLTSCQNSGFITPQTQIINATLNSSSAEGSSNFSHDGRYLIYTSDRNSQRSVLLYDLRSRRLIPLPGLNQAGSMQSQADISADGRYIVYVSEQLGKTDIFLYDRLAAKSTNLTNNFIGEVRHPSISGNGRFVAFEGNRSGQWDIEIYDRGLGIDLSLPNNLSNPLDAE from the coding sequence ATGGAATGGTGTCTTGAAACCATATTCAATAAATTAGTCTTAACGACCATATTGTTTGGATTGACTAGCTGTCAGAATTCTGGTTTTATTACTCCTCAGACCCAGATAATCAATGCTACGCTTAATTCTTCATCTGCGGAAGGATCATCTAACTTTTCTCATGATGGTCGTTATCTAATTTACACTAGCGATCGCAATTCACAAAGAAGTGTCTTGCTGTATGACCTGCGAAGTCGTCGTCTCATACCTTTGCCTGGGTTAAATCAAGCAGGTAGTATGCAATCTCAGGCTGATATAAGTGCAGATGGACGCTATATAGTTTATGTCTCAGAGCAATTAGGTAAAACAGATATTTTTCTCTATGATCGTCTAGCTGCCAAAAGCACTAATTTGACTAACAATTTTATCGGCGAAGTTCGTCATCCCAGTATTAGTGGAAACGGACGCTTTGTTGCTTTTGAGGGAAATCGCTCAGGACAATGGGATATTGAAATATACGATCGCGGCTTAGGAATAGATTTGTCTTTACCGAATAACTTGTCTAATCCGTTAGATGCCGAATAA
- a CDS encoding Mo-dependent nitrogenase C-terminal domain-containing protein: protein MTTITKSAYSDRQITAWLRGLYTIALADGFYAPEEQDLIAQLTQDLADLDGVDNLEAITAEELAANLGKEPETAENFLRTAVLVAVADGVYSPPEYELMHQFSTALEIEVEALKSLENTLYKPEDEEVEETTAGAASPLTPPPQKLKSSVDVLYPVKDWLDGMEVKDPRLARFVCKVIPPQCPFERDINLFGRTIAHIPPLCKLNPLYEQFTTLRFRSLSYLADECGEDVTKFIQ, encoded by the coding sequence ATGACTACTATTACTAAATCAGCCTATAGCGATCGCCAAATCACTGCTTGGCTAAGGGGACTATACACTATCGCCCTCGCAGATGGATTTTACGCCCCAGAAGAGCAAGATCTAATTGCCCAGCTTACCCAGGATTTAGCCGATCTCGACGGTGTTGACAACTTAGAAGCAATTACAGCAGAAGAATTAGCCGCCAATCTTGGCAAAGAACCAGAAACCGCTGAGAACTTCTTACGTACTGCGGTATTAGTCGCTGTTGCAGACGGAGTGTATTCTCCTCCTGAATACGAACTGATGCATCAATTTAGTACTGCTTTAGAAATCGAAGTTGAAGCCCTTAAATCTCTAGAAAATACACTCTACAAGCCAGAGGATGAAGAAGTTGAGGAGACTACTGCTGGTGCAGCTTCCCCCCTTACTCCTCCGCCACAAAAATTAAAATCCAGCGTCGATGTTCTTTATCCTGTAAAGGATTGGCTTGATGGAATGGAAGTCAAAGATCCTCGCCTGGCTCGTTTTGTTTGTAAAGTGATTCCCCCTCAATGTCCTTTCGAGCGTGATATTAATCTTTTTGGACGCACAATCGCTCATATCCCTCCTCTCTGTAAACTTAATCCTCTTTATGAGCAATTTACAACTTTGCGTTTTCGTTCACTGTCTTATCTAGCTGATGAATGTGGCGAAGATGTTACCAAGTTTATTCAATAG
- a CDS encoding Rieske 2Fe-2S domain-containing protein, giving the protein MTITTDSPTKASLLPGGSDPTVFDPQEAWYPIYYVEDLNKGKLSRFTLLEKDLVIWWDKSADTWQVFEDQCPHRLAPLSEGRVNEEGLLECPYHGWAFSGIGDCEVIPQQQSGRQAHTSARACVRSYPTAIAQGLLFVYPGVKENAAQTPVPIIEPMEEESEDWVCLNIFRDLPYDALTLLENVIDASHIPYTHHKTVGNRSNVAPVELEVTESGKQGFKGVWQEGPRKGQLGTQYTSFNAPCLIWHDLTSKQFGRTLTAVYATPIRKGQCRLFARFPFKFSSPLPRFFIKLTPQWYSHINQNGVLEDDQIFLHHQERYLAASGGGENYSKAFYLSTKADLYVSELRQWVNLYHADPFPNQEFSLALSKEQLLDRYHSHTKNCVACSQALNTIKKIKVVAIAIVILIWAAIPVASLLTTISSFWIVASLSGTLLISGLTWWQLHQLEQKFYQGQEIPPRNL; this is encoded by the coding sequence ATGACCATAACAACCGATAGTCCAACTAAAGCAAGCTTGTTGCCTGGAGGTAGTGATCCAACTGTTTTCGATCCACAAGAAGCATGGTATCCGATTTACTATGTGGAAGATTTAAATAAGGGTAAACTCAGTCGATTTACTTTGCTAGAAAAAGATTTAGTCATCTGGTGGGATAAGTCTGCAGATACTTGGCAGGTATTTGAAGATCAATGTCCTCATCGCCTTGCACCCTTAAGCGAAGGTAGAGTAAACGAGGAGGGGTTATTAGAATGTCCCTATCATGGCTGGGCATTTTCGGGGATTGGCGACTGTGAAGTGATTCCTCAGCAGCAATCAGGAAGACAGGCTCATACTTCTGCGAGAGCTTGTGTTAGATCTTATCCAACAGCGATCGCTCAAGGATTATTATTTGTATATCCTGGAGTTAAAGAAAATGCGGCTCAAACTCCTGTACCGATTATCGAACCAATGGAGGAAGAGTCTGAAGATTGGGTTTGCTTAAATATCTTCCGCGATCTTCCTTATGATGCATTAACTTTATTAGAAAATGTAATTGACGCTAGCCATATTCCCTATACCCACCACAAAACTGTTGGTAATCGTTCTAATGTTGCTCCTGTAGAATTAGAAGTTACTGAATCTGGCAAACAGGGCTTTAAAGGAGTGTGGCAGGAGGGTCCACGTAAAGGTCAGTTAGGCACACAATACACATCTTTTAATGCTCCTTGTCTAATCTGGCACGATCTGACATCTAAACAGTTTGGTCGCACTCTGACTGCAGTTTACGCTACTCCCATTCGCAAGGGTCAATGTCGTTTATTTGCTCGTTTTCCTTTTAAATTTTCTTCTCCTTTACCTCGCTTTTTTATTAAACTTACTCCTCAATGGTATTCCCACATTAATCAAAATGGAGTGTTAGAAGACGATCAGATTTTCTTACATCATCAGGAGCGTTATTTAGCCGCTTCAGGTGGTGGAGAAAATTATAGTAAAGCTTTTTATCTTTCTACCAAAGCAGATTTATATGTCTCAGAATTACGTCAGTGGGTCAATTTGTATCATGCCGATCCTTTCCCCAACCAGGAATTTTCCCTTGCTTTATCTAAGGAACAATTACTAGACCGCTATCATTCCCACACTAAAAATTGTGTGGCTTGTAGTCAGGCTTTGAATACAATTAAAAAGATTAAGGTAGTTGCGATCGCAATAGTAATTTTAATCTGGGCAGCTATTCCCGTAGCATCTTTATTAACCACTATTTCCTCTTTCTGGATAGTAGCCAGTTTATCTGGAACCCTGCTGATTTCTGGTCTTACTTGGTGGCAACTCCATCAACTAGAGCAGAAATTCTATCAAGGTCAAGAAATCCCACCTCGAAACTTATAG
- a CDS encoding substrate-binding domain-containing protein, which yields MPQKNDTLPLILALISTILVMAVGFLWLKKINNSNISNNTGNTNSSLPESSSTNSQANSKSTSTPSSAGTTFTAPNIVPQGTAIAINGSTSLVQTNQALKKSFQRQFPGTAVITNAEGSETGIKMLKTGDIDLAAISRPLNDSEQVQGLVAVPIVKDAIAVFVGVNNPFRRGLTNNQVVDIFQGNLTNWSQLGGKNQTIRVLNRPQISGTRQVFQTQVLPEGNFDTGSNFITMERDATTPIIRALGTDGISYATYAQVANQQTVRIIAIDGLTPEANNYPYQRVLYYAYREPASLEVEAFLGYALSSQGQKAISNHN from the coding sequence ATGCCCCAGAAAAATGATACTTTACCTTTGATTTTAGCTTTGATATCAACTATTTTAGTTATGGCTGTTGGTTTTTTATGGCTGAAAAAAATCAACAATTCAAATATCAGTAATAATACTGGCAATACTAATAGTAGCCTTCCAGAATCTTCTAGTACAAATTCTCAGGCTAACTCTAAGTCCACGTCAACTCCATCTTCTGCTGGAACCACTTTTACGGCACCAAATATTGTCCCTCAGGGAACTGCAATCGCTATTAATGGTTCGACTAGTCTGGTACAAACTAATCAGGCACTCAAAAAAAGCTTTCAAAGACAATTTCCGGGGACAGCAGTAATTACTAATGCAGAAGGCAGTGAAACCGGCATCAAAATGTTAAAGACTGGGGATATCGATCTGGCTGCAATTTCTCGCCCCCTAAATGACTCAGAACAAGTACAAGGTTTAGTGGCAGTGCCGATTGTCAAAGATGCGATCGCCGTGTTTGTTGGCGTTAACAATCCTTTTCGTCGTGGCCTAACTAATAACCAAGTAGTAGATATTTTTCAAGGAAATCTGACTAATTGGTCACAACTAGGAGGAAAAAATCAAACCATTAGAGTGCTGAATCGTCCCCAAATTAGCGGTACTCGTCAAGTATTTCAAACACAAGTCTTGCCAGAGGGGAATTTTGATACTGGTTCTAACTTTATTACTATGGAGCGAGATGCTACTACTCCAATTATCAGAGCCTTAGGAACGGACGGCATCAGCTATGCCACCTACGCTCAAGTGGCTAATCAACAAACTGTACGAATAATTGCAATTGATGGTTTAACTCCAGAAGCCAATAACTATCCCTATCAAAGAGTTTTATACTATGCTTACCGAGAACCTGCTAGTCTTGAAGTTGAGGCCTTTTTGGGTTATGCGCTATCATCTCAAGGACAGAAAGCAATTTCCAATCATAATTAA
- a CDS encoding flagellar protein FlaR, which produces MTFAYIFERKKVSSMGGKIMIIGNAGGGKSTLAKQLSKAKNLPLYRLDILQWNSGWIPTPQEEFDRRHQKLISQDTWIIDGFASWESIEKRCAAADTIILVDHPLWIHYWWAIKRQFMCLFRPRPDFVEGCPMLPMTGKLLEMIWLIHTQTKPKLIELINSYQETKWIYHVKSPRELKQLVNEHC; this is translated from the coding sequence GTGACTTTTGCCTATATATTTGAACGGAAGAAGGTTTCATCTATGGGTGGAAAAATTATGATTATTGGTAATGCTGGAGGTGGTAAATCTACATTAGCCAAACAATTAAGCAAAGCCAAAAATCTCCCTCTTTATCGTCTTGATATTTTGCAGTGGAATTCAGGATGGATACCGACCCCACAAGAAGAGTTTGACCGTCGGCACCAAAAATTAATTTCTCAAGATACCTGGATTATTGATGGATTTGCATCATGGGAATCAATTGAAAAACGTTGTGCAGCAGCAGACACAATCATCCTAGTAGATCATCCATTATGGATTCATTATTGGTGGGCAATAAAACGACAATTTATGTGTTTATTTCGTCCTCGACCAGATTTTGTTGAGGGATGTCCCATGTTACCGATGACAGGTAAACTACTTGAGATGATTTGGTTAATTCATACTCAAACCAAACCAAAATTGATTGAGCTTATTAACTCTTATCAAGAAACAAAGTGGATTTATCATGTCAAATCACCACGAGAGCTAAAGCAACTCGTTAATGAACATTGCTAA
- the recR gene encoding recombination mediator RecR encodes MYTPPLARLIEQLQLLPGVGPKTAQRLALHLIKRPEKEVQALAQALVAAKQQVGLCKVCFHLSAEPICSICSNKNRDRATVCVVADSRDTIALEKTREYRGLYHVLGGVISPMDGIGPEQLNIEALVRRVTKEQIKEVILAISPSVEGETTTLYINGLLRPFTKVTRIAFGLPMGGDLEYADEVTLARALEGRRELD; translated from the coding sequence ATTTATACGCCTCCTTTAGCTCGTTTAATTGAGCAGTTGCAGCTTTTACCAGGAGTAGGTCCCAAAACCGCTCAGAGATTAGCCCTTCATTTGATCAAACGTCCAGAAAAAGAGGTTCAAGCCTTAGCTCAGGCTTTAGTTGCGGCCAAACAACAGGTAGGTTTATGCAAAGTCTGTTTTCATCTTTCCGCTGAACCTATATGTTCTATTTGTAGCAATAAAAATCGCGATCGCGCTACTGTTTGTGTAGTAGCCGATTCCCGGGATACTATTGCTCTGGAAAAAACCCGAGAATACAGAGGTTTATATCATGTTTTGGGTGGAGTAATCTCACCAATGGATGGTATCGGACCAGAACAATTGAATATTGAAGCTTTAGTACGCAGAGTTACTAAAGAGCAAATCAAGGAAGTTATCTTGGCGATCAGTCCCAGTGTTGAAGGAGAAACTACTACCTTATATATCAATGGATTACTTAGACCTTTTACTAAAGTAACGAGAATTGCCTTTGGTTTACCCATGGGAGGCGACTTAGAATATGCCGACGAAGTAACCCTAGCCAGAGCTTTAGAAGGTAGAAGAGAACTAGATTAA
- a CDS encoding NblA/ycf18 family protein gives MDLSGQLSLEQQFKLKVLKEQVQDLSKEQAQEYLLEMFRQMMVKDNLVKHLLKNA, from the coding sequence ATGGATTTATCAGGTCAATTAAGCCTTGAACAGCAATTTAAATTAAAAGTACTCAAAGAACAGGTACAAGACCTTAGTAAAGAGCAAGCTCAGGAATATTTGTTGGAAATGTTTCGTCAGATGATGGTCAAAGACAATTTGGTCAAACATCTACTCAAAAATGCCTAG
- the obgE gene encoding GTPase ObgE codes for MQFIDLAEIEVVAGKGGDGMVAFRREKYVPAGGPAGGNGGWGGSVILVASDRLQTLLDFRYARIFKAENGKKGGPNNCTGAKGSDRLIEVPCGTLVTDVDTGEIIGDLTSNGQTLCVAQGGKGGLGNKHFLSNRNRAPEHALPGLEGEARRLLLELKLIAEVGIIGLPNAGKSTLIASVSSARPKIANYPFTTLVPNLGVVRKPTGDGTVFADIPGLIAGASQGVGLGHEFLRHIERTRVLLHLIDVTAEDPIADYQTIQQELEAYGQGLIARPQIIALNKIDAMDEETLELIRAELQNISHQPVYTVSAVSRQGLDTLIQKIWSILDAQELSV; via the coding sequence ATGCAATTTATCGATCTAGCAGAGATAGAAGTAGTAGCAGGCAAAGGTGGCGATGGTATGGTTGCCTTTCGGCGAGAAAAATATGTACCTGCGGGAGGTCCCGCGGGAGGTAACGGCGGTTGGGGCGGTTCAGTTATTTTAGTAGCTTCAGACCGTCTACAAACTCTGCTAGATTTTCGCTATGCACGTATTTTTAAAGCAGAAAATGGTAAAAAAGGAGGTCCCAACAACTGTACAGGAGCGAAGGGGAGCGATCGCCTGATTGAAGTTCCCTGTGGCACTTTAGTTACTGATGTCGATACAGGAGAAATCATTGGAGATTTAACTAGCAACGGACAAACTCTTTGCGTTGCTCAAGGAGGAAAAGGAGGTTTAGGTAATAAACACTTTCTAAGCAACCGTAATCGCGCACCAGAACACGCTCTCCCTGGATTAGAGGGAGAAGCTCGACGCTTACTCCTAGAATTAAAGCTCATTGCTGAGGTAGGCATTATTGGCTTACCTAATGCCGGAAAATCCACTTTAATTGCTTCTGTATCTTCCGCCCGCCCCAAAATTGCCAACTATCCCTTTACTACCCTCGTACCAAATTTAGGAGTAGTCAGGAAACCAACTGGAGATGGAACAGTATTTGCCGATATTCCAGGTTTAATTGCTGGTGCTTCTCAGGGAGTTGGCTTAGGTCACGAGTTTTTACGCCACATCGAACGTACTCGCGTCTTGCTACATTTAATTGATGTTACTGCTGAAGATCCGATTGCTGACTATCAAACAATTCAACAAGAGCTTGAAGCCTATGGTCAAGGATTAATAGCGCGACCACAAATTATTGCCTTGAATAAAATAGATGCAATGGACGAGGAAACCTTAGAACTTATTAGAGCTGAATTGCAAAATATTTCTCATCAACCTGTATATACTGTCTCCGCTGTCAGCCGTCAGGGATTAGACACTTTGATCCAAAAAATTTGGTCTATTTTAGATGCCCAAGAATTATCAGTCTAG